A single region of the Bacillota bacterium genome encodes:
- a CDS encoding acetylxylan esterase: protein MAERNFSMKEYWMQRVKNWEPIMAFKGSSKKDWEEWREKAYPKFMELLGEFPKKVDLEAEVEYSVEEGDLIRERVVFNSEEYMSVPCQVLYPKNMKKDRSNPAIICSHGHGAYGKDPVAGIRSSPGHISDINNMNYNYGEQMAKAGFLTISPDLRVFGERRDGFDPFPGRDPCNINFIKGVILGIYTLTLNIWDIKCCVDYLETREEVDPERIGMMGLSQGGTMTTFATAAESRIKAADIIGYVNPWSGFGIARANFCGSQILPDIYKYFDTDEIAGLIAPRPLLLEMGIYDNCFYIQDMLKGYEGVKEIYKAAGVEDKLWADIHPGPHAFAGNKAFEFFKKYL from the coding sequence ATTATGGCCTTCAAAGGCAGCAGTAAGAAGGACTGGGAAGAATGGCGGGAAAAGGCATATCCCAAGTTTATGGAATTATTGGGGGAGTTCCCAAAAAAGGTTGACCTTGAGGCTGAAGTTGAATACTCGGTAGAAGAAGGTGACTTGATAAGGGAGAGAGTAGTTTTTAATTCAGAAGAGTATATGTCTGTGCCATGCCAGGTACTTTATCCTAAAAATATGAAAAAAGACAGGTCAAATCCGGCTATAATTTGCAGCCATGGACATGGTGCATATGGAAAGGACCCTGTTGCAGGGATAAGATCCTCTCCGGGGCATATCAGCGACATAAATAATATGAACTATAATTACGGCGAGCAAATGGCAAAAGCCGGATTTTTGACAATTTCACCTGATCTAAGGGTCTTTGGTGAAAGGCGTGACGGATTTGATCCATTTCCTGGACGAGACCCATGTAACATAAACTTTATCAAAGGGGTTATACTGGGTATTTACACTTTAACCCTGAACATCTGGGACATAAAGTGCTGTGTGGACTATCTTGAAACAAGAGAAGAGGTGGACCCTGAAAGGATAGGGATGATGGGCCTAAGCCAGGGAGGTACCATGACTACATTTGCTACTGCAGCAGAAAGCAGGATTAAAGCGGCAGACATAATAGGCTATGTGAACCCCTGGTCCGGATTTGGAATTGCAAGGGCAAATTTCTGTGGATCACAAATACTGCCGGATATTTATAAATATTTCGATACTGATGAAATTGCAGGCCTTATAGCGCCCAGGCCACTGTTACTAGAAATGGGAATATATGACAATTGCTTTTACATACAGGATATGCTGAAAGGGTATGAGGGGGTAAAAGAAATATATAAAGCAGCAGGAGTTGAAGATAAACTCTGGGCCGATATTCATCCGGGGCCTCATGCTTTTGCCGGGAATAAAGCCTTTGAGTTTTTTAAGAAATATTTATAA